In Pristis pectinata isolate sPriPec2 chromosome 7, sPriPec2.1.pri, whole genome shotgun sequence, the sequence AGACAAGTGGAACAGGACTGATGAGCATGTTGATAACTGGCAatgactagatgggctgaatggcctgtgtcccAGGAAATAAGTTGTAACATGAAAATCATCTTTCAGGTAAACTACACAGTAGAGATagcctttccagcatctgcattttttgactttcatttacaCGGAGCTTATATTGCCAAGGGCACAGATGTTTACAGTGTTGTGCAATTTCTAGAAGTCTTCCGCCACAATTCTCTACTGCGAAAGAGTATTATTTCAGCTGTACTGACAGCGAAGGGACAAATTCAACAAGTACAAATCTAAGAACAAagtattgcagatactggaaatcaaaaaatttaaaaggtagacagggtgctgaaggaggcttttggcatgctggctttcattactCAGGGCTTTGCGTATAGAAGTTGGgggttatattgcagttgtacaagacaatggcgaggctacacttggagtattgtgttcagttttagtcaacctgctagaggaaagatgatattaaactggaaagcgtgcattaaagatttacaagaacgttaCTAGGACTTGAGGTACTGAGTTATAGGAATAGGTTAGACAGGTTAGGATTTTTTCCCTTGCAGTGTGGGAGACTGAcaggtgatcttagagaggtgtacaaaatcatgagcatagatagggtcgatgcgcagtctttttccctaggGCAGGAGAATAAACAACTAGAGGacaggggtttaaggtgagatgagagATTGAATACGAACCAGCGCGGCAACTTTTTCcatccagaggatggtcagtatatggaatgagctgccagaggaagtggttgaggcaggtacaacaacttttaaaatatggccagacaggtacatggataggaaaggttgaggatatgggccaaacacaggcaattggTACTAGCTtatgtgggcatcttggtcaacatggaccagttcagctgaagggcctgtttccatgctgtattctaTGAAGAAgtgcttctgcctccacagatgctgcttgacccgagttcctccagcagtttgtttttttttgctgagaaagttactcaggtcagacagtatctgtggacagagaaccagagttaatgtttcaggtcaatgatcgtGTATCAGAACCATTGTTATGGATTTGCCTCTGCAGTTTCCAATGAAAGATCTTCAACCCAACAGATCTTCTTTCCACTGATAGTGCCTATCCAGTATAGTATTTACaccatttttaaaagttatttcaaTATGGTTGCTTTGTACTCCCACAGAGCAACGTTGCATCATCAAGCAGCGAGTCTGTGATGCAGAAGGGTCCAGCAGCTCTGGCTAAATGATGCAAACTTTAAACATACACAATGCACCAATTGAATTTTCTGACAAGGATCTCCATTCCTTATGGGGAGGGAACTCCAATTCTTTACATCATGACCTTACCTTTGCTTTTTCAAAAAACTGTCGGAAGCAGCCTCGGGGATCCTGTTGAAGGCTTCTGCCCAGTTCTATAATGAACTGCATAACGACAGCCTGATGTGCCACCTGTTCCATTAGTGCTTGTTTCTGCAAAGCAAACAAGAATAGATTACAACAGAGAACAGGCAAAGTATTTTTGGTGCAGAAGTGAGTGGCAGCGAGAATCAGAAGTTGTACATCAAATTCCTCCATTCTCTTCCCAATTAAGTGGGTCCCCAGACAAAAACCTCCTGCAGCAATGTCTTGGATTAAGATTGATGCCTTCCACCATGCGAGGCAGCCAGCTGGTTTATCAATAACACTAATCTGTTGTTCATTACTTTCTGTAAATGATGGAATTAAAGGTATGTGTCCTGCAGAACCCACTATTCCACAGGCAGGAAATGCCAATGCAATGGGCATCAGTTGAACAACTGTCCAGGTAGTGAAcaacctccttctgcaactggatccttcctgaccaacagaatgCAATCAGcaaggatgggcagcaacacttctgccatgattatcctcaacattatTGCCCCaggaggctgtgtcctcagtccctactctactcccattatactcacgactgtgtggccagattctgttctaactccatctacaagtttgcagatgacacgactgtagtgggctgaatctcatgaggcgaagtacaggaaggagataagagagTCGAGTGGTATGATATCAAGATACCCTTTtcgtcaatgtcaacaaaacaaaagagcaggtcattgacttcaggaagtggagtaGTGCACAtgcctgtctatatcaatggaaatggttgagagcttcatgttcccagATCCTGGTTCAGTCATGTACACGTGacggccaagaaagtacaccagtgcctctacttcctcagaaggaaatTCAGGAtatccccgatgaccctcaccaatttatacaaaagcaccatagaaagcatcctatccagatgcatcacagcttggtatggtaactactctgcccaagactgcaagaaattgcagagttgctgacacagttcagtccatcacaaaaaccagcctcccctccactgactccatctacacttcatgctgcctcaggaaagcaggcaacataatcaacgaTCCTTCCCAccccattctctcatctcccaccttccattgggcagagatacaaaagcttgagaacacttaccaccaggctcaaggacagcttttatctcgctgttataagactcttgatctctcattctatctcgtcatggccctttcaccttattatctacctgcactttctctgtaactgtaacactattctgcattctgtcattgttttcctttagttttacctcaatgtacttgtgtatggaatgatctgtctggatcatTTACCAAATGAGCTCGAGTATTTGCCCCATTTCCTGCTTGGatttattatttccagcattttcattttactAAACAGCATTGTGTTTGCCAGTAAACTGAAAGTGGGTCATATCTCACTCCATGCAAAAACACGCTCCCCACAGCCCAGAGAAACCAAAGATAGCATAGAACAAGCCTACATCGTTAAAAGGTATCAATTCTCTTTGACTTACCTCCTCCTCTTTTAAATGAAAGCACCACTTTATCAAGTAATTAGCAGTTTCCTGACAAACAAGGTGGGGGTGGTCTGACAAGTATCTCTGACTGTCAACCCACCGCTTCAACATCCCtggatggagggaaaaaaaaatgtattttattccaGCCTTCTGCCACCACCAATGTGAAAATTACATTCAAGGAAATAAGCAGTGAAGTTTGAAAACAACTGCAGCATTTTCATTtgttaaacattttatttacatcgtggtaacaggcctttccggcccaacgagtccgcgccgcccattttaaactagTTATCAGTGTAATTACTGTCTTGATGACATGTGCTTTTCTTGCCATGGATTTTCACCATAGAAAAACTTTCAAAACAGACAACATGTCATGTGAATTCCTCGCCACCCAAATTAAGAGAGGCTGCAGCCCAGTACCAGTCTATTTATGGAGAAATCAGTTCTTTCcgagtcaaaaaaaaatcaagccaccacaggtgctggaaagctgaaattaaaaacagcaaatgcaggaaacagtaaatgggttaggcagcatctgtggacagggaaTAAGAGCTTATATTTTTGCTTTCTCAATCATATGATATAGCATACTTCATCTTGTTTTAAAGAGCTGTCCACTTACCAAAGTGCCTGATCTGTTGTTCATATTTCTGtgcaaatgttgcatttttttccatatttctccTCTTCTACTTCTttacattttatgcttttattgatCACACTCTGTTtataaaaaaagcaaataaagcgAGCAGCAGAaagcatttcatttcttttcattttctgctCAAAAGTGCACGTCCTGCAGACATACTGATAGTTCCGATAAGAAAAACATGTTTCCCTCATTATTTAACTATTTCCAGCTGAAGTTCCATTATATTTATTGCAAAGGTCACAGCTTCTTGGTCATTGAGAACCAAACAgcagtccaaaaatctgaagtgaTCAACGGTAGTTCGGGACGAGCCTCTGGATTTTATTGGAAACACCCAATAGAGAGACTTCCATCCGAAGCAACATCGCTGGTACACGCATGTGTGTACCCAATACTGAAAATAGTAATAAGGCCCAATGCTTCAGTGTTGAAAACAATCACTTGATCACAAGTTAACTTTGTGGGGACAAATAAAATCACATGTAATGTAACCACATTAGCACCAGGTTAAATCAATTCCAGCtcttcacccaccacccccaaacaAATCAAAACATTGAATGCAGATACGAGATCACCCAATAGGTCCTTTCTCTCTGCTCTTATTGGTTACTCCCCAGCAGCAGGTGATGGGATGCTTTGCAGAATGGCTTATAATCTTAAACAACTGCATGCCTCGTGAGCTGGGCCACAAACAATATTCAAAGGGCAAGGATATCATGTTCCCTTTTTCAAAAAGGACCAGTTGGGCTCTCACACTTCATTATTACCGGTTGTAAATCATTTATAACCTGTATTCGGTTTTGGGTTGGGAGTGTGGAAGGAAGTGTCGGGTTTGAATTCGTGTTCTCTacatcgaaagaggctgcagagggttgtagatgcagccagctccatcacgggcacaaccctccccaccactgaggacattttcaagaggcagtgcctcaagaaggcagcatctatcattaaggaccctcaccatccaggacatgctcacttctcattactaccatcggggaggtggtacaggagcctgaagatccacactcaacatttcaggagcagcttcttcccctctgccatcatatttctgaacggtacataaacactacctcgttattcctcttttgcactatttgtaacttatggtaatttttgtcttgtactgtactgttgtcacagaaaaacaaatttcacaacattgataataaatctgattctgctttgTCCAGTGACAACTCTGCCACTCATGATTAATACTGGGAACATACTGTACCTTATTAAATCCTTCTTTACTGACTGTATCAATATTCCATGAACTCATCCTCTCATTCCAGATCAGCTCTTCCTCCTTCTGCCTCCATTCATCCTCTTTCTTTTTCAGCTCCCAGTATTCAGTCTGTGCTTTGGCGTGCTCTTGTTCCAAAGACTCAGAGTTGTGCAGCTCCAAATTGCAAAGTCTCTGCTGGGCTTCAGCCAGCTTCCACCGGCATTCCACTGTCTTCTTCATCAACTCCTGCTGCTTGTGACAAACACTCTCTACACCACCAGTGTAcacctggaatgtaggaggcattGCAAATGAGTACCATGGGACAACTGCACCGCTCACCATGGAGTAGACCAAGTCACACAAAACACAATCAAACAGCTTTGGAGTTCAATGGACCAGCCATGCCCACCGTGTTGAAGCCATCTCTCCAAGATGAGAAAGGTAATCTCAGGATATCCCAGACAGGTTCAAGCACAATGAAGAACCTCCACAGTGCTgtctctgttgtaatgtaggaaatgtcagTTAAACCAAAGTTCTGTAATCCTACATTCAGTCATGAACAGTACCAAACAAACAACTAACTAGAAAAGACTCCAAGAATATACCATCCTCAATGGCTGAAGTACTCAGAACCAGGTTTGTCAGAGGAGccaaatagatgatccatcttggttCCTCCACAGATCCCCATCACATAGGCCAATCTACAGCCAATTCATTCCACTCATGATGTCAAAACCCTAAAAAGGCCAAGAACAGGCAACACCCCTACCGTAGCGATGAAGACTTGTGTTCCAGTATTAGCTGTACCTCTTGCCAAGCTGTTCAAATACTATTACAACAGTGGCATCCATCTGACAACATGGAATACTGCCAGGTATGTTCTGTTCACAAGTAGCagcacaaatccaatctggctaattaccaccccaCCAGTCGACTCTTAGATCATCTGTGAATGGATGCACCAATAGTCCGCTCACCAAAGCCCAGTCTGGGTTGTACCAGGGCTACTCCAGACCTCACCAGAGCCTCGATCCAAGTATGGACTAAAGAGCTGAACTTCAGAGGCAAGGTGAGTGTACACCCCTGACAAAGAGGGAAACTCTAATTGTTGGGAGTCACACAcggcacaaaggaaggtggttgttgtGAATCAGTCATAGCAGCCCCAGGACAATATTCAAAAACCAACTTTAGcagcttcatcaataaccttacCAAAAGTGGAAATATTCATTGATGATTAGAAATGTTCACTACTCTTCAGCAACTTGAAACCAGCAAGACACAAACAATATTAAGGTAACATGCAAGCCAGAAGAGTGGCAGGTAATGACCACTTTCACAAGAGTACCGAATCCCCCACAGATGCAGGAATGCAAACTAAACATTTACTGTTGACATTTAGTGCAGCAGTCTCATAAACACTGTGGCTAcgagagcaagtcagaggctggatacTCTGCAGTGAATGACTCTCCTCCTGACACCCTATGGTCTTTTCATCATTCTCAAGGCATAACTCAGGAGTGCCTCTCCACTTGCCTAAATGAGTATCACTCCAAAAACTCTCAAGAGCCTTGACACTATCCAGGAAGAAGTCTCCTTAACTGACACTCAATCAACTATCCTTAGTATTATTTCTCTCTGCCACTGGCACACAGTACCTGCAGTGTGCATTGCAATTATTTACTTAGGTTACTCCAACATCATCACCAAACCAATCAAAGGCAACAGGAAGACCAGCACCTGCAGATTcaaagaaaagtacagcacaggaaaagaccTTTCAGCCTACCAGGTCTGTGCCAAAtacaatgccaaactaaactaatcccatttgtctgcacatggtctatattcctccattccctgcctgttcatgtgcctgtctcaatgactcttaaacattgctatcatatctgcttccaccacctcccctggcagcacgttccaggcactcaccactctctgtatagaaGTCTTGCCCTACACACACCCTctaaaaactttccccctctcaccttaaacctgtgataTCTAATACataatatttccaccctggggcaAAAGACTCCGACTACCTACCCTGTCCATATTTCCCACCCCCGAAAACACCCCAACCACCAGTCCTTCCCCCACCAAACACCAatccttcccaccccacctccaaacAACACCGGTGCTCCctcctccagccccccccccGGCCGCTGGGGCAGGCAGGTGATTGCCAGGACAGACCTGACTCCGCCACGCCACCCCGGGGAGCGGTCTGTATCTTTCTCCGCCttcgtcctcctcctctccgtCGTTGTGAGAAGCGGCGCCGGGGAAGCCGGCCCGATACTCCATCATCCTCGGCCGCTCCCTCTGCGCCCACCCGGTGTAACAAAGCGGCAGGAACACGTGACCCGCGCCTGCGTCACTCGGACCCCGGGGACGCGCGCCACGTGGTCAAACGTTGGTGTCACGTGATACAAAGCGGCGTCACCCCGCCGGCCTGCTGTGTCACGTGACACCAGGTTCCCACGTGACCGGGATCGCTGTAACGCTGCCGTCTGCGGTTGCCCTGTGTGGTGTCTGCGGTCACTTCACTACCCCTGTCTACCGACTCGGGGCTGGTCCAGGGGGCAGGGGCTCCTCCTGTCTACCGACTCGGGGCTGGTCCAGGGGCTCCTCCTGTCTACCGACTCGGGGCTGGTCCAGGGGGCAGGGGCTCCTCCTGTCTACCGACTCGGGGCTGGTCCAGGGGGCAGGGGCTCCTCCTGTCTACCGGCCGGGGGCCGGTCCAGGGGGCCGGGGCTAATCCACAGGCTCCCCGTGTGTACCGGCCGGGGGCTGGTCCAgggggcagggtgggtggggcaggggctACCTATGTGCACTGGCCGTGGGTGGGGCTCGGGCTCCGGACCGTCCTGCGCacctggagacaagagactgcagacgctggcaccaggagtaacaaacaatctgttggaggaactgagcgggtcgagcagcgactgggggggggggggggggagaggaattgtccacgtttcgagggatgctgctcgacccgctcagttcccccagcagatggtttgttgcccgGGACCTGTGCACGTTGCTGCCAGCCCCGCGGCCGCTGACAGACGCGCAGTGACCTGGACCTCGGGGAGCGGAGGATGTCACTCAACGCCATCGCGGCCTATGATCCGCTTCAGTTCactggtcccaccttccccacagcCCATGATCCCTTCAGCGTTAAGAAAAGTATTTACCGCCTCCTTCAATCTAGTtcgtgacttggcctccactgccttctgtgtcagagaattcaccaccctttggatgaagacatttctgaATGGCGAACTTTGTACTGCGAGGCCATCGGGAACATCCTCACTGTAACCCGTCTCTCCAGTCCTCTTAGAATGTTGTAAGTTTCCATGAGATCTCTcgttcttctatactccaatgactATAGGCTGAACCAacccatttttttattcattagtTCTGCCATCCCAGGTCATTTCCAGTCATCCTTCTTTGCACTCACTCCATGACAAGAACATCCTCACATGAGGAGACGGGAACTGCGCGCACAaccccagatgtggtctcaccagagccctgtacagctgcagcaagatatCTTTGCAACGATGACTCTAGTTGCCCCCAAATCACCAGCCACGTGCCCTTGTGTCACACTGTTCGCTCCAGAATGTCGCCCGGCACAGTCTTCTGCTGGGATCCTGATACAAGACTCTGTGTGGCCAGAATAGCACAGGGGCCCCTAATGTAGGCAGCCGGCTGGACACAGAAGTACTGTGAAAGCCTCAGCCCCAGACTCACACATGGTCAAAGCTGtcataaaaaacaaaaatgttggaaatagaacatagaacaatacagcacaggaataggcccttcggcccatcatgtctgtggcaaccatgacaccaatttaaccaatcccatctgcctacacattatctatatctctccattccctgcctgtttggtgcctgtctaaatgcctcttaaacgttgctatcgtatttgcttctacTACCTCCCTTCACAGCGCaaaccactctgcataaaaagaacttaacttgtacatctttaaatattccccctctcaccttaaccctatgccctctagtttttgacattttcactctgggaaaaagactctatctatcttatctaccctAATTAGGAAATTGTGGCTTTCCTTATTGTATCTTCAGACAGCAAAGTACCTGAACACTGCTGAATAATAGGAATTCAGTGCCTAACTCACTTGCTGCATTGCTGTACCATTGCTTGATTAGACTGCAGTTTTAATGTCTGATGCAACCTTCCTGCTTAGTTCAGTAACCAGTGTGACTGCAGCTCAGAATTTATAGATAGTTCACATCTAGGACAGTGCACCAAATTCATGGCTTCTGTCAAGTGCAGATTATGCAGTTTTTGTGAGAAATAACCTCCAAAGGTGTTATCTGCATTCGTCAGCTTTCTCCCCTGGTAAGGTAGTGCTGTTTGGACACTGAATCCAGCCTATACCTTGTCCTCATGGCTAAAATTGATTTGCTGAGACTGAAACAAAAGCAACTCCTGTTGCAGTGTCTGTTTGAAGTCTGTGACCATGGTAATACCAAGTGCCAACTAGGGCAGAATTAATAACAACAACAATGCAGGATTGCAAACCCTATAAGAAGAATGACCCCTTCACGGCATGCATTATTTTGAATGATTTCACAACGTGCCAATGAGCCACACTAAATGTAATGCTTTGTAATATGCATGAAATATCTCAACCATAACAACTATGTGTATTAAACATTACCAGAATAAATCCTAGCCTACATTCTAGCCTAATATTATGTTGCCCATCTGCCGTTTTTTGTACAATTACCATTTTCAAGGATAATTGTTCATTTTGATTAGTTGGGAATATTCTGCAATGGGATGCAAGGATGAGGCAAACAGAAGCTCTTGGGTTTTATATCAACTTTCATTACATTCTCACTGAATGatttttccatatttattttgtaaaaatgcaagagactatttggcccatcatgtctatgctggctcttagagcaatcccttccctcatttatttccctgtaatctattctttcaCACAATTTCATCTacacccctctgattctcctaccagtTACCTATACTGGGAATAGTTTGCAACAGCCAGTTCACCTAACGATGGGCACATCAttaggaagtgggaggaaactgaaataccctgtggaaacccatgtggtcacagagtgaacgtgcaaacttcacacaggcagcaccagaagtcagcattgaacccggATTGCCAAGCTAACTCTGTGCCACCCCAAAGTACTCAATAAATTTCTGAAGGAAGCATACGTGAATTGCCTTGAAATCCGAACAAACATTGGTTCcatttgaatatattttaaaatctgaagGTTTTCACAAAATTCCTGAAGCACTACAGTCTGCAAAACATTTCAGCTCCAAACAATTTGTAAACAATTGGAAAATCTGCATCActcttttcaattttttgtaATTATACTGGATAGCTATTAGTGTTAACTATTTCTGAGGCTTATAGGTTACTAATCCTCGGGTTTCCTGAActggaggagaataaaatgaatttgATTTCCACTGTCACTTTCTGTTGGTAGCAAGTGGATAtcaatggcaacacaggtgggtagtgtagtgaagaaggtatttggtatgcttg encodes:
- the LOC127572318 gene encoding LOW QUALITY PROTEIN: hsp90 co-chaperone Cdc37-like 1 (The sequence of the model RefSeq protein was modified relative to this genomic sequence to represent the inferred CDS: deleted 1 base in 1 codon) gives rise to the protein MMEYRAGFPGAASHNDGEEEDEGGERYRPLPGVAWRSQVYTGGVESVCHKQQELMKKTVECRWKLAEAQQRLCNLELHNSESLEQEHAKAQTEYWELKKKEDEWRQKEEELIWNERMSSWNIDTVSKEGFNKSVINKSIKCKEVEEEKYEKNATFAQKYEQQIRHFGMLKRWVDSQRYLSDHPHLVCQETANYLIKWCFHLKEEEKQALMEQVAHQAVVMQFIIELGRSLQQDPRGCFRQFFEKAKIAEEGYMEAFNTELAAFIQRVREFADTKATETVPPQKAAPHQNHLDAHGLYPVEVFESLPQELKWCFQLQDVHILQNVLSNMNPQVAEQYLQHYIDAGLRIYSTREAKEERNEEPRMDIS